The following are from one region of the Plasmodium gaboni strain SY75 chromosome 12, whole genome shotgun sequence genome:
- a CDS encoding hypothetical protein (conserved Plasmodium protein, unknown function), whose amino-acid sequence MEYSRRKKLKLNEYSYKVVHHKSSKGVEENSHVDSNKKYNIVDNDKNKKIGFYEKLSKIYSNLNIFRKANEEKEREDIKIRKKKKKTEIKIKDIKKTNIKGGIEGYTMNGIRSNISCGRSNNIPCNLSHILKEEECDIIKQRKKRTFEDISKDDNYVSKNKNEDIDNYRSPFEYQSLLKSLLYIYNFYTSKKDNSFIYNDNENCKNYISNIMCYKDDEVFNNNMYEDENEYYYNDEAYKKNIYKSNDLFNYKIKESESEYNHFNKIFINVVNDKSGFFFIFNTIYFTHLKNFYYFVDILNILNYIGKNKSIINRDEINKDICIYEKMAMFIEYTYDIFVSHNKRASSNDNISNNNNINTHNNNNNNNNTNCSNTRLHLVHTKLLPSHKKEEHKETKIEYIRKELELLRSKKSYEELLFISMNECNKKIYNEINKIPELFFDMSEISEYTPNDIIISNDINKNTPDPLFYNMDDNVSNDNKQMNTHIGIYDKLKNKLSSFTSSGFGGEKNSIGNNNSNRIFVFKSNSTENEYKKEENEMSSFNIQTHNLLKTNDDNTHISNNEHDDVMFVENHTIPSNYNKNKKKESIKDFVFNLFKQRKVKNDVNEMSERNDHYRIEEINNINNDMHNDIHKDIHKDIHNDNNYHMNENQMNIHLADEQKIDVLTNESIILNLNKEENXXXXXXXXXXENKSFFKCENEPTLEHETTKEHNDLSHDELVNNSDELSDEISDDISDNMSDNVSDNMSDNVSDNMSDNISDNISDNVSDNISDNVSDNVSDNISDNVSDNVSDNVSDYIQKETLKDEQNDIVSQHDSEKKPNDQSNNISKEEEAMTINDSVSNAKTEESNVIENENLLNQVNKKDNLLDIYEKEQQNDDDEINEDIMENEKENVEVEKNENVEVEEKENVEVEEKENIEVDEKENIEVEEKXXXXXXXXXXXNVEVEEKENVEVEEKENVEVEEKDNVEVEEKEDIEVEDQNEGLKENEIIKLDEEESNKSDEKESVKSGEDESIKSDDEQSIKLDDEQSIKSDDDQSIKLDDEQSIISDDEQSIISDDDQSIKSDDNQSIKSDDNQSIKSDDNQSIKSDDDQSIISDEDNQSENSIEYESDESEDDQSDKSHKKKRKHSETLNDTLNETLNETYVVEESIEQHTCDHTCIESCKTRNCNGINDEEIINFLKGNDKNVYRKYLKNLLVCDKKCSIENHSEEKDLFLKRVQKLCSLIKNKKFNYKYTDYWKNKVHFKCCKLQRAYNIFIVIIFSIVKEIKNLTKELNEMSNFIFINSGIETYLNECNISLVEKRKEHNDIINNYFNENNIINSFFFKKNFCKKEEEEKKKKKKKKKYISYVPLHNYKILFLCLQDIFNDKNNHDKLEKISYYIEFDDTNILPNYCNSFYKNFKINEMYLYHIQSLYNDSVPTITCLNMLISCMNYNYSKIHKKKSLFKYELNNTHLSTLPYVYCCDIQLIKYFEFLKLKETCYKIIKNNKIYDNFLTHLSSYIFDDSYFIIPFFTSYGKFLIIIKTNKNIDNLQQSMDNLKNKNSITYDVIINSFVFPNDSSFQAIIHFSHIFINTLKNVFKTRNSDEDIPDITFENLLNVDKKRLIYHEIESSKNKRDIIINMIFLIESFFNNTEKTRIPKEFDEGLRFLYVIRLLEFFHDKKDHQC is encoded by the exons ATGGAATATAGTAGGAGgaagaaattaaaattGAACGAATATTCTTATAAAGTCGTTCATCATAAAAGTAGCAAAGGAGTAGAAGAAAATTCTCATGTTGATTCtaataagaaatataatattgtggacaatgataaaaataaaaaaattggattttatgaaaaactttcaaaaatatatagcaacttaaatatattcagAAAAGCAAATGAAGAGAAAGAAAGAGAGGATATTAaaataaggaaaaaaaaaaaaaaaactgaaataaaaataaaggatattaaaaaaacaaatataaagGGAGGTATAGAAGGATATACAATGAATGGCATAAGAAGTAATATATCATGTGGTAgatcaaataatataccATGTAATTTATCACATATTTTGAAAGAAGAAGAGTGTGATATAATTAAACAGAGGAAGAAAAGAACATTTGAAGATATTTCAAAGGATGATAATTATGTtagtaaaaataaaaatgaagatatagATAATTATAGAAGTCCATTTGAATATCAATCCTTATTGAaatctttattatatatttataatttttatacTAGTAAGAAAgataattcttttatatataatgataatgagaactgtaaaaattatatatctaatattatgtgttataaagatgatgaagtattcaataataatatgtatgaagatgaaaatgaatattattataacgATGAAGCTTATaagaagaatatatataaatctaatgatttatttaattataaaataaaagaaagTGAATCCgaatataatcattttaataaaatttttattaatgtAGTAAATGACAAATCAGgatttttctttatttttaatactatatattttacacatttaaaaaatttttattattttgttgatatattgaatattttaaattatataggaaagaataaaagtataataaatagagatgaaataaataaagatatatgtatatatgaaaaaatgGCTATGTTTATAGAATATacatatgatatatttgTTTCTCATAATAAAAGAGCTTCATCAAATGATAACataagtaataataataatattaatacacataataataataataataataataatacaaattGTAGTAATACTCGTTTACATTTAGTACATACAAAATTATTGCCATCTCACAAAAAAGAAGAACATAAAGAAACCAAAATTGAGTATATAAGAAAAGAATTAGAATTATTAAGAAGTAAAAAATCATATGAAGaacttttatttatatctatgaatgaatgtaataaaaaaatatataacgaaattaataaaatcCCTGAACTATTTTTTGATATGTCTGAAATAAGTGAATATACACctaatgatataataatatctaatgatataaataaaaatacacccgatcctttattttataatatggATGATAACGTAtcaaatgataataaacAAATGAACACACACATTGgaatatatgataaattaaaaaataaactTAGTTCATTTACTTCTTCAGGGTTCGGGGGGGAAAAAAATTCTATaggaaataataatagtaatagaatatttgtttttaaaagTAACAGCACAGAgaatgaatataaaaaagaagaaaatgaaatgtcttcttttaatattcaaacacataatttattaaaaacaaatgaCGATAATACACATATAAGTAATAATGAACATGATGATGTAATGTTTGTTGAAAATCATACTATTCCAagtaattataataaaaataaaaagaagGAAAGCATAAAAGATTTTGTATTTAACTTATTCAAACAAAGGAAAGTTAAGAATGATGTTAATGAGATGTCAGAAAGGAATGATCACTATAGAATAgaagaaattaataatatcaacAATGACATGCATAATGATATACACAAAGATATACACAAAGATATacataatgataataattatcatatgAATGAAAATCAAATGAACATACATTTAGCTGATGAGCAAAAAATAGATGTACTTACCAATGAatcaataatattaaatcTTAACAAGGAAGAAAATNNNNNNNNNNNNNNNNNNNNNNNNNNNNNNGAAAATAAAAGCTTTTTTAAATGTGAAAATGAACCAACCCTAGAACATGAAACAACAAAGGAACACAATGATTTAAGTCATGATGAGTTGGTAAATAATTCAGATGAATTGTCGGACGAAATATCGGATGATATATCAGATAATATGTCAGATAATGTGTCAGATAATATGTCAGATAATGTGTCAGATAATATGTCAGATAATATATCAGATAATATATCAGATAATGTGTCAGATAATATATCAGATAATGTGTCAGATAATGTGTCAGATAATATATCAGATAATGTGTCAGATAATGTGTCAGATAATGTGTCAGATTATATACAAAAGGAAACATTAAAGGATGAACAAAACGATATAGTATCACAACATGATTCTGAAAAAAAACCAAATGACCAGtctaataatatatcaaagGAAGAAGAAGCAATGACCATTAATGATAGTGTCTCAAACGCAAAAACAGAAGAATCAAATGTTatagaaaatgaaaatttattaaatcaAGTAAACAAAAAGGATAATCTATTAGACATCTATGAAAAGGAACAAcaaaatgatgatgatgaaatTAATGAGGACATAATGGAGAATGAAAAGGAAAATGTGGAGGTggaaaaaaatgaaaatgttGAAGTggaagaaaaagaaaatgttGAGGTggaagaaaaagaaaatatcGAGGTGGATGAGAAAGAAAATATCGAGGTGGAAGAAAAAGANNNNNNNNNNNNNNNNNNNNNNNNNNNNNNNAATGTTGAGGTggaagaaaaagaaaatgttGAGGTggaagaaaaagaaaatgttGAGGTGGAAGAAAAAGACAATGTTGAGGTggaagaaaaagaagatattGAGGTGGAAGATCAAAATGAAGGgttaaaagaaaatgaaattattaaattagatgaagaagaaaGTAACAAATCAGATGAAAAAGAAAGTGTCAAATCAGGTGAAGATGAAAGTATCAAATCAGATGACGAACAAAGTATCAAATTAGATGACGAACAAAGTATCAAATCAGATGACGACCAAAGTATCAAATTAGATGACGAACAAAGTATAATATCAGATGACGAACAAAGTATAATATCAGATGACGACCAAAGTATCAAATCAGATGACAACCAAAGTATCAAATCAGATGACAATCAAAGTATCAAATCAGATGACAACCAAAGTATCAAATCAGATGACGATCAAAGTATCATATCAGATGAAGATAATCAATCAGAAAATAGCATAGAATACGAATCCGACGAAAGTGAAGATGACCAATCCGATAAGAgtcataaaaaaaaaagaaaacacAGTGAAACATTAAATGACACATTAAATGAAACATTAAATGAAACATATGTTGTAGAAGAAAGTATTGAACAGCACACATGTGATCATACATGTATAGAATCATGTAAAACAAGAAATTGTAATGGAATAAATGACgaagaaattattaattttttaaaaggtaatgataaaaatgtatataggaaatatttaaagaatttattagtttgtgataaaaaatgttcCATAGAGAATCATAGTGAAGAGAaagatttatttttaaaaagagtacaaaaattatgttcattaataaaaaataaaaaatttaattataagTATACAGATTATTGGAAAAATAAAGTACACTTTAAATGTTGTAAATTACAAAGGgcatataatatttttatagtaataatattttctatagtaaaagaaataaaaaacctaacaaaagaattaaatgaaatgagtaatttcatttttataaattctGGAATTGAAActtatttaaatgaatGTAATATATCTCTAGTTGAAAAAAGGAAAGAAcataatgatataattaataattattttaatgaaaataatataataaatagtttcttttttaaaaaaaatttttgtaaaaaagaagaagaagaaaaaaaaaaaaaaaaaaaaaaaaaaaaatatatatcttatgTACCAttacataattataaaatattatttttatgcttacaagatatatttaatgataaaaataatcatgacaaattagaaaaaatatcttattatatagaaTTTGATGATACTAATATATTACCAAATTATTgtaattctttttataaaaactttaaaataaatgaaatgtatttatatcatattcaaagtttatataatgatagTGTTCCAACAATAACATGTTTAAATATGCTTATATCATGTatgaattataattatagtaagatacataaaaagaaatcactttttaaatatgaattaaataatacacATTTATCAACACTTCCATATGTATACTGTTGTGATATacaattaataaaatattttgaattcttaaaattaaaagaaacatgttataaaataattaaaaataataaaatatatgataattttcTAACTCATTTatcttcatatatatttgatgATTCTTATTTCATTATACCATTTTTTACATCATATGGAAAATTTTtgattataattaaaacaaacaaaaatattgataattTACAACAATCAATGGATAACctcaaaaataaaaactCTATCACATATGatgttataataaacaGTTTTGTATTTCCGAATGATAGCAGTTTCCAAGCTATTATTCATTTCTCtcacatttttataaacacCTTGAAAAATGTATTCAAAACAAGAAATTCGGATGAAGATATTCCAGATATAACCTTCGAAAACTTATTAAATGTGGACAAGAAGAGGCTAATATATCAC GAAATAGAATCTAGTAAGAACAAACgtgatattattatcaacaTGATTTTCCTAATAGAATCCTTTTTCAA TAATACTGAAAAAACCAGAATTCCTAAAGAGTTTGACGAAGGCTTAAGGTTCTTGTATGTTATAAGGTTGCTTGAATTTTTTCACGATAAGAAAGATCATCAATGTTAG
- a CDS encoding putative sphingomyelin phosphodiesterase, which translates to MPRIDVSKDVKLTIMSYNIQMLSIPFSVHLNSWTRRNAIIDYICSLDDIYDIDILVLNEVFTKKCYKLLTSGKIKEKFPYHTNVIGRNYKRHDNYNDSSSSTGQKDGLSFHSSDTNINIESNRGISNYVSEQMEYIRKNKENHKNKLSKISEDISENSNSSYNSNFDSITGKRKFFHFVNGGVIVLSKHKILHKHALIYSSGKFPDVFCSKGAIYLKCDVMNKKVNVVATHLQAGDNKEQQKCRWKQIDELSKWVYEGIPSTFIKKFESLFFVGDFNIRYNADRLFLDKVLSDNYLNSYVTKKSLDTTYDSFLNDYCRYIERDYNYKHKYTLDYILVANNSNVEIIVPQTSIQNYYKSLYFIKFFLGIIPYKTTYIHHPSDHFPIYATFLILS; encoded by the coding sequence ATGCCAAGAATAGATGTATCAAAAGATGTAAAGCTTACAATTATGTCCTACAACATTCAAATGTTGTCTATTCCATTTAGTGTGCATTTGAACAGCTGGACAAGAAGAAATGCCATAATtgattatatatgttcacttgatgatatatacgatattgatatattagTTCTAAATGAAGTGTTTACGAAAAAATGCTACAAACTTTTAACAAGTGGGAAAATAAAAGAGAAATTTCCTTACCATACAAATGTAATAGGTCGCAATTACAAGCGCcatgataattataatgacAGTTCATCAAGTACTGGACAAAAAGACGGTTTATCATTTCATTCAAGTGATactaatataaatattgaaaGTAATCGTGGTATATCAAATTATGTGAGTGAACAGATGGAATACATACGAAAAAATAAGGaaaatcataaaaataagttAAGTAAAATTTCTGAAGATATAAGTGAAAATTCAAATAGTTCATATAATTCAAATTTTGATAGTATAACTGGAAAACGTAAAttctttcattttgttAATGGAGGTGTGATTGTTCTATCGAAACacaaaatattacataagCACgcattaatatattctaGTGGTAAATTTCCAGATGTATTTTGTTCCAAAGGAgctatatatttaaaatgtGATGTAATGAACAAAAAGGTAAATGTTGTAGCTACACATTTACAAGCAGGTGATAATAAAGAACAACAGAAGTGTAGATGGAAACAAATCGATGAATTAAGCAAATGGGTATATGAAGGAATTCCTAGTACATTTATTAAGAAATTTGAATCATTGTTTTTTGTAGGAGATTTTAATATAAGATATAATGCAGATAGATTATTTTTAGATAAAGTTTTATCAGATAATTACTTAAATAGTTATGTAACAAAAAAATCTTTAGATACAACTTATGActcttttttaaatgattaTTGTAGATATATCGAAAGAGATTATAActataaacataaatatacTTTAGATTATATACTAGTAGCAAATAATTCAAATGTGGAAATTATTGTCCCACAAACATCtatacaaaattattataaatcattatattttataaaattctTTTTAGGAATTATTCCATATAAAACTACATACATACACCATCCCAGTGACCACTTTCCAATATATGCAACATTTCTTATTTTAAGTTAA
- a CDS encoding hypothetical protein (conserved Plasmodium protein, unknown function), which yields MDNSNKDNIIKINVGGKIYMTTFNLICRYKSSYLYEIILDNYNKEEIFIDRNGKRFEYILDFLRDGVLICENDINVLTRILIEAIYFKLFNLVKIIKKKICVLYSNIDNNISKKIFKGIFNTIEKKKKKKGYIEEACKLRKLSESISEFNDMKCFNVKRRKKSSINFCDNIINMDNPLKKEKKKKKKKKSHSDEEEYDENKMEDGKSKENIIYDIKYKEKDMEKKKGEDKNNENNMNKEISNYINSNALNISESMNCIGSYNNMSVPNDIQYRSVDNIYKERNNRNITYVESNKIINNDNIFVSNRNNTIDYNITNSFINNKEQINDNKISTPSNNIMINKNKDNFLPMPNMKLKNVDNKYVSFSERNNIFFYNNSENLSCNKQDILYDSLSRTPNKSNHMNYQKYANYSREANCNYNNNNATNSSNDILVYSEIDDVEETSPFPIVSNVNLGEQIFSTTVDF from the exons ATGGACAATTCCAATAAAg ataatataattaaaataaatgttgGAGGGAAGATTTATATGACTacttttaatttaatatgtCGATATAAAAGTTCCTATTTGTACGAAATTATATTAG ATAACTATAATAAGGAGgaaatatttatagatAGAAATG GTAAGCGctttgaatatattttagaCTTTTTAAGGGATGGTGTTTTGATATGtgaaaatgatataaatgtGCTTACAAGGATATTAATCGAAGcaatatattttaagttatttaatttagtaaagattataaagaaaaagatttgtgtattatattctaacatagataataatataagcAAAAAGATTTTTAAAGGTATTTTTAACActattgaaaaaaaaaagaaaaaaaaaggttaTATTGAAGAAGCATGTAAATTAAGAAAATTATCAGAGAGCATTTCTGAGTTTAATGACATGAAATGTTTTAATGTAAAAAGGAGGAAAAAATCGTCTATAAACTTTtgtgataatataattaatatggataatcctttaaaaaaagagaagaaaaaaaaaaaaaaaaaaaaatcacATAGTGATGAAGAAGAATATGATGAGAACAAAATGGAAGATGGAAAAAGTAAGgagaatataatatatgatataaaatataaagagAAAGATAtggagaaaaaaaaaggagaagataaaaataatgaaaataatatgaataaagaaatatctaattatattaatagtaaTGCTCTTAATATATCAGAATCTATGAATTGTATAGGaagttataataatatgtcTGTTCCAAATGATATACAATATAGAAGCgtagataatatatataaagaaagaaataatagaaatataaCATATGTAGAAtctaataaaataataaataatgataatatatttgtatcaaatagaaataataccattgattataatataacaaatagttttataaataacaaggaacaaattaatgataataaaatatctactccttcaaataatattatgataaataaaaacaagGACAACTTTTTGCCCATGCCaaatatgaaattaaaaaatgtcGACAATAAGTATGTTTCCTTTTCtgaaagaaataatatattcttttataacAACAGTG AGAATCTATCTTGTAATAAACAGGATATATTGTATGACAGTTTGTCGAGAACACCAAATAAAAGTAACCATATGAACTATCAAAAATATGCAAACTATAGTAGAGAGGCGAAttgtaattataataataataatgcAACTAATTCAtcaaatgatatattaGTTTATTCAGAAATAGATGACGTAGAAGAAACATCACCCTTTCCAATAGTTTCAAATGTTAATTTAGGAGAACAAATATTTAGTACTACTGTAGATTTTTAG
- a CDS encoding acyl-CoA synthetase — MDIINFKKRLYNFLENEDKIEFEIDKVDELKYFEEIKSTGKKNSSNIYRPYNYKLNSELEKAKGFLGIPASSKYDVFCFFCKYYYNKDLLGERKKEIRGDNEVVLGEYTFKTYGQVKNEIEIFASALYQFEEIEYNIFNDNGIYNQFKILGIWSKNRSEWFITDVATSAINFVTVPIYDTIGLNSVIYIFKKTNMKVCCIEAEKLESLIKMKEELVDLSILIIYDESNVKEELKEKAKNVGYKLYYYKDLIDKYKNRNVIPQCDMYDHAFHKEHNPNIAFYEKLKKDQENYYNNSNNNNNNSNNNNSNNNNSNNNNNESEKMNTNNRSIDDRNNYLMKQIKKNKGSLNDVCTIIFTSGSSGTPKGVMITHNSFITFLQAYLIDGNRLGLKKYDVIFSYLPLAHVYERFIEYAVCFFGHKIGYFSGNIKELVGDMNELKPTFLITVPRILQKIHDSVMEGLKSKSFIARNLVKTALKNKTSAYMKNSRKFHSKIYDLILQPIRNKFGGCIRTQVMGSSSMDKNKLVDLQMIFSSPISEGWGMTEVGVGFLQNRFDSTKGTIGGPFANVEFKVIKVQNMKYDPKSYPNKGELCVKGSGLMVGYFRDEELTKKCFDEDGFFLTGDVVEVNENNAYVKIIDRAKNIFKLAQGEYIEPEKLENLYSNSIYIENIFVHGYSYENELVSIIVPNQIMLSDYAKKNNLNLPYEDLLKHDIIIKLFQEEILNISKTYKLNGIEKIHLFHLTPTPFSVENKQLTPTHKIVRHVILSDYKKIVNDLYKSRNK, encoded by the coding sequence atggatattattaattttaagAAGAGATTGTATAACTTTTTAGAGAACGAGGATAAGATAGAGTTCGAGATTGATAAGGTAGatgaattaaaatattttgaagaaataaaaagtactggaaaaaagaattcaagtaatatatataggccatataattataagtTAAATAGTGAATTAGAAAAGGCTAAAGGTTTTCTTGGTATTCCAGCTAGTTCAAAATATGATgtattttgttttttttgtaaatattattataataaagatCTTTTAGGTGAAAggaaaaaagaaatacGAGGAGATAATGAAGTTGTATTAGGTgaatatacatttaaaaCATATGGACAAgttaaaaatgaaattgAAATATTTGCATCAGCATTATATCAGTTTGAAGAAattgaatataatatatttaatgataatgGAATTTATAATCAATTTAAGATATTAGGTATATGGTCAAAAAATAGAAGTGAGTGGTTTATTACAGATGTAGCTACTTCAGCAATAAATTTTGTAACAGTACCAATATATGATACTATAGGTTTAAACTctgttatatatatttttaaaaaaactAATATGAAAGTTTGTTGTATAGAAGCAGAGAAATTAGAATCTTTAATTAAGATGAAAGAAGAATTAGTAGATCTGAgtattttaattatttatgaCGAATCGAATGTAAAAGAAGAATTGAAAGAAAAAGCAAAAAATGTTGgatataaattatattattataaagatttaatagataaatataaaaatagaaatgTAATTCCTCAATGTGATATGTATGACCATGCGTTTCATAAAGAACATAATCCAAATATAGCTTTTTATGAGAAACTAAAAAAAGACCAAGAAAATTATTACAAcaatagtaataataataataataatagtaataataacaatagtaataataacaatagtaataataacaataatgagagtgaaaaaatgaatacaAATAATCGTAGTATAGATGatagaaataattatttaatgaagcaaataaaaaaaaataaaggtAGTCTTAATGATGTTTGTACTATTATTTTCACTTCTGGTTCTTCAGGGACACCTAAAGGAGTTATGATTACTCACAATAgttttataacatttttacAAGCATATCTTATTGATGGTAATAGATTAggtttaaaaaaatatgatgTTATTTTTAGTTATTTACCTCTTGCACATGTATATGAACGTTTTATTGAATATGCTGTATGCTTCTTTGGACATAAAATTGGATATTTTTCTGGCAATATTAAAGAATTAGTAGGTGATATGAATGAACTAAAACcaacatttttaataacaGTACCAAgaatattacaaaaaattCATGATAGTGTTATGGAAGGATTAAAATCAAAATCATTTATTGCTCGTAATTTAGTTAAGACAGCattgaaaaataaaacaagtgcatatatgaaaaattcTAGAAAGTTCcattcaaaaatatatgatttaataTTACAACCTATACGAAATAAATTTGGAGGATGTATAAGAACACAAGTAATGGGTTCTTCATCAATggataaaaataaattagTTGATTTACAAATGATTTTTTCTTCACCTATATCAGAAGGTTGGGGTATGACAGAAGTGGGTGTAGGATTTTTACAGAATAGATTTGATAGTACTAAAGGAACAATTGGTGGTCCATTTGCCAATGTAGAATTTAAAGTAATTAAAGTTcaaaatatgaaatatgATCCAAAAAGTTATCCAAATAAAGGTGAATTATGTGTAAAGGGAAGTGGTTTAATGGTAGGATATTTTAGAGATGAAGAATTGACCAAAAAATGTTTTGATGAAGATGGCTTTTTTTTAACAGGTGATGTTGTAGAGgttaatgaaaataatgcatatgtaaaaattattgatagagctaaaaatatatttaaattagCTCAAGGTGAATATATAGAACCAGAAAAGTTGGAAAATTTATATAGTAATAgtatttatatagaaaatatttttgtacATGGTTATAGTTATGAAAATGAACTTGTTTCTATTATTGTACCGAACCAAATTATGCTTTCAGATTATgccaaaaaaaataatttaaatcTACCTTATGAAgatttattaaaacatgatattattattaaacTATTTCAAGAAGAAATCctaaatatatcaaaaacTTATAAACTTAATGGAATTGAAAAAATACATCTTTTCCATTTAACACCTACACCATTCTCTGTTGAAAATAAACAATTGACACCAACTCATAAAATTGTAAGACATGTCATTCTTTCAGATTATAAGAAAATTGTAAATGATCTTTATAAATCCAggaataaataa